The genomic region GGCGTCGGTAAAATTGAGTATCTGGATCGTCGATCCTCGGCAGACCTCCATGAACGAGAGGTCCGCGGCGGAGGAGAGGCCGTAGAAGACGCGGTCAACGAGTCTTCGCTCGCTGGGGAACAGAATCCGAAGCGAGACGTTAGCGGCTTTGATCCACCGTTCGATTTCGTCCTCGAGATCTTGCCACGGCATTTTCTGCACCTCATCTATGCTCAGCTTCTGTAACCCTAGCCGCGAAAGACTCTCCTCCAGAAACTCCCGCCGGCAGCTGCTGTACACGTGCGAGCACTCTTTCCCGAAGCCGGCGGCCACCATCCGCTTCGCGATCTCGTGAAGATCGTTGATGGTTCCGGACGGCAGCGCGTCGATGACGATGTCGTAGTCCGTGATCGGCTGCGCCGTCGGGATCTGGTGCTCCTCGCCGTCGCCGATCACTCCCTCCTCGTCTTCGTCGTCTTCATCGTCAAACGACGAGTTCCCATTCGACTCGCTCCGGAACGCGCGGTTGAGCTCGAGCGACTCGCCGCCGCGCTCCACCAAGGTCCTGAACTCGTCCTCCAACCGGAACATCGTCTGCTGCATCAAATCCTCGGCACGTACAAGACACGCGCCAACGGACTTGTCCCCGGCCATCGGAGTCCAGTCCCTTATAGTCGTTATCAAGTCGTCGACGGCGTCCAGAAAGGCCGCGGAATCGGCGGAGTCGGACCAGATAGGCTGGTCGGCGGCGACGTACTGCGAGATCTGCCGCTCCAGCGACTTGAGAGTCAACTCAAGAGCCGCGGAGTTTCTCCGATCGTCGTCGGCCATTTTCTCGCGAGAAAACCTCCCGTCGAAATTGGAGAAAATCTGCAGAATATCGTCGGCCATGTTGTCGTTGTGACCGAGCGTCTTGGCGATGTGGCGCGCAACCGCCAGCAGCTTCTCCTCGCCGTTTTCCGCCATTAAAACTAACTCTTGCACAGTTTGAGTGGGAAAAAAAGAAAGAAAGAAAGATTACTAGGGTTTGTGAAATTTGAGAGCGAAAACGAGGAAAGCTTTGGTTTCCGAATTTCGTTTTGATTTATTTAATTTTCATAAAAAGGTCGAGAAATTGAATATTTAAATATTAAAGGCAGCGGTTCGTGGAAGGTAAATGGAAACGCGGTTTGTGGTGGGAAATTAAAGAGGGGGAATAGACATGACCCATGAGAGAAGCAGTGGGGCCCCGCTTCCAGACTTTTGACTTTTCTCTTTTTTTATTTTTTGGTGTATAATTAATTTTGGTTAATTGGACCGGATAAGAAAGAGTAGAGGGGGAACTGGGTTAGGAGGGTTGGACCTTGGACTTGATTTGGAATGGGACAAAGGAAGTAAAGCCGGAAAGAACTGGGGGTGTGTAATAATACAAGTGGAGGAGTACTACTTGATTGTGGATCGGACTAAAAGCCAAACGGGATTTGAAAAAGTCACGTGGTTAGGGTTGTATGAGCGGGAGGTACAGTGGACAGGTCACGCGTTTAAGGATGAAACCAATTGAAATGGCGTGCGATACTGGCACTGCTGATTGAGAAGGTGTTCGGTCTACTAGGTTTGGCTGTCTAGTCTTTCATTTTATGTTTTTTTTTCCTAGTAGAGGTCACATTTGGGGTATGTTGTGGGCTATGGGATATGCTGCGTCCTCGATCACAATTCAGACCATGGAAGACCAAAAAAACATGCACACAACACATCTAGTTATCTATCTATCTTCTATTATTATTATTATTATAAAGCCAAGCGTTTAGAAAATTCACTAAATTATATTTTGCTTAAACTACATTTTAGAAAATTCACCAAATTATATTTTGCCTAAACTACCTTTAATGAAACAACAGACGTAAATAAAAACAAAGGTTGTTATAGTAAAAAACAAAATAAAAAACAAAACAAATTAGATAAAGAGATAAACAAAATAAAACTGTATTATACAGTTAGGGTAAATCAAATTAACCAGTTATGTTTATTTTTAGGTGATCGTGTTCCCGTGCATTTGCACGGGTAAACAGGCTAGTGTTTGGAAAATCGAGCTTATTCAAACATAATATAGGACCACCTTACACATAAGGTGCATGTTTGGTACTAGAGACTAAATGGTATTACACTAAATAAGAGGTATTAAATGGGTTGAGCTATGTTCGTTATGAGGGGATACAAAAATAAATGGTATCACCTAACACCTGTATTTGGCTCTCAACCTCATTAGGTGTTGTTATTGTGAGTATTCACTCTT from Fragaria vesca subsp. vesca linkage group LG3, FraVesHawaii_1.0, whole genome shotgun sequence harbors:
- the LOC101305735 gene encoding exocyst complex component 7-like, with translation MAENGEEKLLAVARHIAKTLGHNDNMADDILQIFSNFDGRFSREKMADDDRRNSAALELTLKSLERQISQYVAADQPIWSDSADSAAFLDAVDDLITTIRDWTPMAGDKSVGACLVRAEDLMQQTMFRLEDEFRTLVERGGESLELNRAFRSESNGNSSFDDEDDEDEEGVIGDGEEHQIPTAQPITDYDIVIDALPSGTINDLHEIAKRMVAAGFGKECSHVYSSCRREFLEESLSRLGLQKLSIDEVQKMPWQDLEDEIERWIKAANVSLRILFPSERRLVDRVFYGLSSAADLSFMEVCRGSTIQILNFTDAVAIGSRSPERLFKVLDVFETMRDLMPEFDAVFSNQYCLFLRNEAVTIWKRLGEAIRGIFMELENLISRDPAKTPVPGGGLHPITRYVMNYLRAACRSRQTLEQVFEDNAGVPHQSKVDDRASSSSMSVQMAWIMELLESNLEAKSKIYRDSALCSVFMMNNGRYIVQKVKDSELGSLLGDDWIRKHSAKVRQYHVNYQRSAWNKVVGVLKLDSGSLAPNAAVKSMKEKLKLFNIYFDEICKNQTNWVIFDELLRDDLRISLIKIVLPAYQSFVGRFQNVPEIGRHDKYIKYDAEDIEARINGLFQGSRGSGGGRK